gcggtaatcaatccactagaaaatacagttgggatacaaggacagcaatagaccctccaagcctaatctacccaatgcacctaagccctccaagcttcttgctccaacgaggttgcgccgaacctttttcttttctagctttccggattccgctacttcaccgtagcatcaaccaatgaatattggctccttcctaactgcttcccagaactccaaacgactgtctcacagagatgataatggtgagaaccaggtttggtataaaggcctctcaaggatttgacaatggagaggaagagagtgagggattttgatgagactctaaggtagagattgtgggtaaaacaatctggtttttctttagggtttctctctcaaaattctctctggaagctctctttcaatcgtgggttaaaagggtatttatactgaagaggagtggaatgcgaaacgttaggtttttccaaaacaggggtggctcgcggcttgacctcgcggcttgactaagtcgcgagttccagtcgcgagttaaccgtatggccagttgtcctgttttgtcctgtagtgctccagctagcatgactgttcatcttccagcatgcttggcacgtgtgcagattctggcgggttgaagccgcgagtccagtcgcgagtcccagccgcgactctctgttttcttgcacactcttgagcaatcttcacactatctcactcactacccttacaacaatcccacctaaatacagggttactaaatgctgaattacaagcaaatttggcacggaataaagccaattagatggttgaataaattcaaccttacactatgAACTATTAAATACTTTGATTTCCTTGATTATCATTCGATCTTGTTGTGTAAGCACTGAGGGGCAGGTTAAATATCAACCAAATAGTGTTCCATAAGCAAGGTGAGCCTCTCTTCATGGTTCTTCcttaatttggatttttataaCTTGTGCTCTTGTCAttcttaatttgatttatttgttatacatgcttagaaatatgtttttctttgtttgattttgttttgtcgTGTCTTACTGTGTTTTGAATGAAGGGTTGAATTAAATATTAGAAGCATGCTAGGTTCTATATGACTGTTGTTTGGTTGTGCTTTAAAAATAGGTTTCTAGGCGTGTATGTGTGCGCATGTTTTATGTATGTGTACGCGTGCCATATGCGCATGTTTTATGTATGCGTACACATACTCGTggcatgcatacgcatacatGTGCATAGAAACCCAAATTTAGGGTTCttactattttgtttattttgattagttttaatcACATTTTTATGTCCTATTGAATCTAGTTTTCACGTGTCTAGGTCTAGGGTTAGTAGAATAACATGTTTTACTTGTTTAATTGATATATTGATAATTTGGGTTTATATCTTGGATGAATAATATGAGCATGCACATAAACATGAACATGCATAGATGCATAGGTGCAGTGATGAGCATGATATGGTTGATGAACATGATGAATATGCTTGGTTGATGTCATGATGCTATGCTTGGATGTTTGGGATATGTTTGATGTTGATGCCTTATTAGTGATATTGTTTTGTGATGTGCTTGCTGCCcttggaaatattttgaaaGATGAATGGTAGGGGTTTTATGCTTTGGATGAGTGTGGGACATTTGTCATGTTTGGATGTTATATGCATATTAGTGTGTGTGAATTTCGAATAACATATTAGAGGACCCTTTGATGGGATTAGgatttggaacacaatgagtgaAAGCCGACCTATAGGTCGGGTGGGGTTagatgcctaacaccttcccatccccatGCCTAATCTCCGAATACGTGCTCTAGTAAAAGTTtctatatttatggttcctagacctaatttaggtggcgactccatttaCACCCTCCGTCGTGATCCACCTTAgaggtggcgactccatttaCACCCTCCATCGTGGTCCACCTTAGGCCAAGGCGTACTTCCACGACTTTGGAGAAACCCAAAAACTCATCGCAGGTTCTTGTGCCCACACTTATAACCACTTGTTCTTGACTAATGaatttttgggagtggtgacctgaaattcACGTAGTGAGGTTTTTGCCTTGggaaggttttccccatttgtcaacaaatcacttTGTCAagtttatttttcgctgcactctaaattatttggtcatttgtTTGCGCCTCCACGTTATTTGGATGTAATTCgatctaattaatcaacttaagtaattgaattatttaattggagtcaatctataacccaacatAAAGAATATTAATTAGGACTAAATCAATTTAGAGGATAATTGCACATGACttaatgataaaataattgTCTTGgacaatataaaattttcttggtggttttttttataaacataaaataatactaCATAATATaccatattaaaataatactatatatatttatttgtttcttatttttgtcgattttaaaatttattgatataCTTCGTTTGgccttgtaaaaaaaaaaatttgggctcTAATACTGCGTCACTAGATTACTATCATAAATATTCTTATAACTATAAGAGGTTCCACACACAAacagacaaaaaacaaaaaaaaacaaaaaaaaaaaaaaaacaaaattaagtaaGGTAGAATTTCCCATAAAATCAATGTGTGTTTGTTCTTCCATAATTCGGCCAAATGCAAGAACAATAATGTACAAGATTtagattataaataaaaattttctttattctaggaaCTCTAAATATGTGTACATCCAAGTTcgggagaaattataaggtcctcAAGGTAGATAAGTGATATGGTCCCACTATTCTACTAAAAGACTCccacttatttaaaattactgagttcgaaaaaaattttaaacagaaATTGATTACTAACTCAGCAATTTAAACAAATGGGAGTATTTTAGTGGAATAGTGGACAAGTGACATTGTCTACCAGAGAACTGCATAATTTCTCCAAGTTCGGGGACTAGTAGTTAGTTTAATTGAATCAACAATGAGCACAAATATACTCCTTGGgggcaaaaaaaataaagcataatTGAAATTAAGAGGGGGACTCGTTAATGttagaaaatgctaaagttattaccaattttattactaaaaacttataaattgatattgcaatgaattttttttttttttttcaagttatgTCAATAACATAACAATCAGATTtttgcattactttttttttttcctttttatgaTTGATGACATATCAATTGATAAGCTTACATCCTTCccaagaataaaaagaaataaataaatgctaaGCACATACGATTGATATTGGgatattacaatttttattacatgAGACTTATATATTGATATATCACAAATCATAAAAAGAtaattcaaacattcatttattatgttattgaaaTGACACAATTTACATATATTGCTAGATAGATTTAATATTTTCCTATATAAAATTTGTGTCATTCAATTAATGTTTGACTCAATCTATTATTTATGACTATGAGGCTTAAGGTAAATTGGAAGACCATTAACTGGAATGGGTGATACATAGAAAGACAACTTTTCATCTAGAATTGCTTTCTCCCACTTGAATCTTGTCACCACATTATGCATAAACACTAGTATTTCTAATCGAGCATACTCCCTCCCAGGACACATTCGAGGTCCTCCTCCAAATGGTACAAAAGTGTAAGGTTCAGGTCCATTCCCTTCAAATCTTGAAGGATTAAATTTCTCAGGATCTTGAAAGTATTTGGGATTTTTATGTGTCGAATATGGAGTCCAAAATGTCTGCAAATATATGGATTAACACTAAGAATCACCATTATAACATAGAGAATTGATGTATAATTTAGCTCATGTACTGATAACTTGGTAAGTGTCACATACCTTCCACCCTTTAggaatagtaaaatttgtgtaaGTGAAGTCATTTACAACCTCTCTAAATGTTCCTTGAGTAGGTGGTGTTAGCCTCATAGACTCAAGTACCACATTCCAAGAGTACTTCATCTTTTTAATGTCGTCCCAATTCAACAAATCATTCGGGCCTTTGGATATTGCAATTTCCATTTGCTCTGTTTACAAATAAGGCCCACTTTTTCATTAGATTAATCATTCGAAATTTCATTTATAACTTATGTCACTTGTCTGAAGGCATATAGCATACCAAACAAAGTTTCTATTTCTTCTTAGGGAGCCGCAGTATGGTTTTGCATCTATAGTGTGTATGTAGATGTATTGATAATGCTAGAccatttcataattttatatcaGATatgtattttgataaataaaccattaaattatatattttttttttccttataccTTATATTTGTCCAAAATATCAAGATCATCATAGATCAATAACtgtcttatttttaaaatgtttaaatttaaagattttatattttcaagttTTCTACAAAACATGGGCTGtggattgaataataaataacatcagttattgatcaaatagtatataacatttgattaatatgtaatttgacatgcatgttaagaagtacaaaaatatttaacttaaaggtggaaattttcaaattttaatccAACAGGAAGTTATTAAGCAGTGCTATATTAACAAAGATATACACCAAGTTTAGttgaatatatacatatagaaaatatgaaaatgaattCTAAATTGAAATTCTTGTTGATCCCCAACCGCAATACAACATTATACTATCGAAATTTGTTAAATGGTAGAGACACTATTGATAAGGATTATTTTATACTAGGAAAGAAGTATAGCTTAATTGTAATTTAATTGAAAGAAGCCAGGGTTCAGGTGTTGAGAAGTACCTTTGAAGACCTCACTGTAAACATGAGGAAACTCTGCTAGATACTTCAACACAAATGTGATAGCTGAATTTGTGGTATCATGGCCAGCAATAAGTAAAGACATAATTCTACTAGCAATCATCATCTCATTAATAGCTTTTCCATTCTCATCTAATTCAAGGAGCGAGTGAGTCAAAAAGTCACGAGCAACCGTCCCATCATTCTCGGATAGCTCCTGCTTCCTCTGTTTGATGACTTCTAAAATCTCCTGGCGAACAACTTTGCCTGCTCTTATGGCACGGTTGAAGGTTGTGCCTGGTATATTTATAGGCACAGACAGTAAACCTTGTATGATAATGGCAAAGTGATCAGCAAATTTTGTCACATGGTTGTGATTTGTGACGcttaaaaaaaacctacaagCCAACGCAAAGGCATATTTCATGGAGAGTGGAAAAACTTTGACTTCTCTGTAAGGAGACCACTCTGTCTCCAAGTGTTCCTTTGCCATGGAGTCCATGATGTGTACGAAATGTTGAAGAGCTTCGGGCTTGAGAAATTCAACCACGGCCCTCCtcatttgaacaaaatcttttTGGGCTACATCTTCAACAAGTTCAGGAGAAGATACTATTTTTAGCATGGAGCGTGGCCACCAAGtggagagattttttttatcGTTGTGGAACAGAGACTTGTTTGCTGAAGCACCACAAAACACAACCATGTTCTCACCAAACAGTGAGGTTTTGAAGAGATCCTGTGAATATTTTCTCATTCTGTCGTTAAAGAAGATCTCTTGGGCTCCTCTTCTTCTTGCCATGGCAAATTCCAATGTTTCTCCAATTACAGGCCATCCCATTTTACCGGGTGGCAACTTGGCATGATTggatttttgtttatatttaaggAATATGAGAGAGACCGAAATACAAAGGATTACAAGGTGAAGCAAGTTTGGGAAGAAATCCATACCAACTTCACCAATTACAGCAATGAGCAAGACGTGTAAAGGTGATGGACAAGCTCTAGAAAGTTTAGCTAGGATATATATAGGAAAAGAAGAGTGCTTGCATTTTCTAGAGAGTGAAAcattctagagagagagagagagaggttggtATCTCTAGACGTTTTCAACTGGGACACAAAGAGTTCAAATCCTCTCATTCCTAACTgttaaactatcaaaaaaagagaatttaatTGGGCAGAAATAATAGCCACCTAGGCAGAGGCGGAGCTAGGGGAGGCTTTTCTCCTGGAGTAGGTGAAatacctataatttttttttttttttgagaagggaaTACCTATAACTTAGATGACAATTTGCATATTAGCCCccctgaaatttcaaattttgcatcttaaaatttactaaaatttagatcataaagttttgttttttgttgagaaaatcataaaattaatttggCTGCTCAAATTTTTAAGCAGTCCAGAAGACCAAGACACTGCTCTAGGACTACTTACGTACACCTATAGTACGATTGCAAACATTGGCAATGCATACTGCATAAACCAAGATTGCAccatttttgctaaaaatgaaaaatacttgGGATTACCCTCTTTGGTGGGGCGATCTAAGAGGAATGCCTTTAATGACCTCAAAGATAAGTTGGGGAATAAATTATCTAGCTGGAAAGAGAAGCTTCTTCGAGTGTAGGTAAAGAAATTCTGATTAAATCAGTGGCCCAAGCTATCCCAGCCTATACTATGAGTTGTTTTAAGCTCCCTGATGCTTTGT
This genomic stretch from Quercus robur chromosome 4, dhQueRobu3.1, whole genome shotgun sequence harbors:
- the LOC126720433 gene encoding beta-amyrin 28-monooxygenase-like isoform X1; amino-acid sequence: MDFFPNLLHLVILCISVSLIFLKYKQKSNHAKLPPGKMGWPVIGETLEFAMARRRGAQEIFFNDRMRKYSQDLFKTSLFGENMVVFCGASANKSLFHNDKKNLSTWWPRSMLKIVSSPELVEDVAQKDFVQMRRAVVEFLKPEALQHFVHIMDSMAKEHLETEWSPYREVKVFPLSMKYAFALACRFFLSVTNHNHVTKFADHFAIIIQGLLSVPINIPGTTFNRAIRAGKVVRQEILEVIKQRKQELSENDGTVARDFLTHSLLELDENGKAINEMMIASRIMSLLIAGHDTTNSAITFVLKYLAEFPHVYSEVFKEQMEIAISKGPNDLLNWDDIKKMKYSWNVVLESMRLTPPTQGTFREVVNDFTYTNFTIPKGWKTFWTPYSTHKNPKYFQDPEKFNPSRFEGNGPEPYTFVPFGGGPRMCPGREYARLEILVFMHNVVTRFKWEKAILDEKLSFYVSPIPVNGLPIYLKPHSHK